A single window of Montipora capricornis isolate CH-2021 chromosome 14, ASM3666992v2, whole genome shotgun sequence DNA harbors:
- the LOC138033167 gene encoding uncharacterized protein: MLVIWRSLDHHLPDHLMFWAAYSLGYFGFLRASEFTVPSLASFSPSSHLGVQDVAVDSPSAPSCMRLKIKASKTDPFRKAAFIHIGLGRPPLCAVHSVMSYLAHRGNVPGPLFLFQNWQPLSHSLLTDWLRQILASANIPGNFSSHSFRIGAATVAARNGVPDHLIQALGRWSSSAYQLYIRTPSESLGALSTKQA; this comes from the coding sequence ATGTTAGTGATTTGGCGGTCCCTGGATCATCACCTCCCAGATCACCTTATGTTCTGGGCTGCTTACTCCCTTGGGTACTTTGGCTTTCTTCGTGCCTCAGAGTTCACTGTCCCAAGTCTAGCTAGCTTCTCTCCGTCAAGTCATTTAGGTGTCCAAGACGTTGCAGTGGATTCCCCATCTGCACCCTCATGCATGCGTTTAAAGATCAAGGCTTCAAAAACTGATCCATTTCGGAAAGCCGCTTTTATCCACATTGGCCTTGGCCGGCCCCCGCTCTGTGCTGTCCACTCGGTGATGTCCTATCTCGCTCACAGGGGTAACGTCCCTGGTCCCTTGTTTTTGTTCCAGAATTGGCAGCCCCTCTCGCACTCCTTGCTTACGGACTGGCTTAGGCAAATTCTGGCATCAGCTAACATCCCAGGCAACTTCTCCAGCCACAGCTTCCGCATCGGGGCGGCCACTGTGGCGGCTCGCAATGGAGTACCCGACCACCTCATCCAAGCCTTGGGCCGCTGGTCAAGCTCCGCTTATCAGCTCTATATCAGAACTCCGTCCGAGTCATTAGGGGCCCTCTCCACTAAACAAGCATAG
- the LOC138031443 gene encoding uncharacterized protein, with protein MSMSVWKLKVRVVNVLFHTSSNFIHHLLGLRKIVSFTGPPTSTPVKPSVEPCIVESPIVGCQEQSPVKCSLDGSTANNLTTPHENSNLKLNSSLFTDDEGSAEESEDSSSEIVRYKKLYNSAIQQLNADDSISDDSGAESEEMDLNFIESNSSDDESLMEDVGTLVEESDVEMPTEGIPCVEDRPDVSCVDDRPDVSCVDDRPDVPCVEDRPDVPCVEDRPECGPHRKLSRGEDLFKFRKEVKLARERKFICSLDLFLKLFEGSCKTPDCDKALQVKHHFVGTTLVVNTWCKDGHTFRFASSEELNGMFSNNLQAAAAILLSGNNFSKVSRMADFMGLSFLSSSTFYRMQRLYLFPAVEEWWSWMREELVKEFAGSEVVVGGDGQCDSPGFSAKNLCYFLMEITSSYILEIEVRDKRHVGLASTNMEKDALKNALSRLKNVLNVVELATDASSSIKKLIANEFGEVFHSLDVWHKSKSIRKCLAKIGQAKSMSTIKAWSDAIIKHFWYCCCVCKQSESTSDEEALKVMKDKWIGLLHHVCDSHVWLSGKCDHEDQVHNPSLPWFDRRDNDYAELQKIILNPELLESFKYYVRFRHTGNIECANSLSLVYTPKRTPFSYRAYKVRKYLAAMDWNFHLGLASATNKSGSEITSRKYNQRTKQWDLRTVKALKTYEYIPLLIARILHSRLADNDIVTRNVSLNASDPRLLAPTIAANPPPSSNELLQRRSRFSLPSKDNDPEDTDNNTSPMEH; from the exons ATGTCGATGTCGGTGTGGAAATTGAAGGTGCGAGTAGTCAATGTATTATTTCATACGAGCAGCAATTTTATTCATCATCTGCTTGGACTTAGAAAAATTGTGTCTTTTACAGGGCCACCGACCTCAACTCCTGTGAAGCCTTCGGTTGAGCCATGTATTGTTGAATCACCGATCGTTGGTTGTCAAGAACAAAGTCCAGTCAAATGTTCCCTCGATGGAAGCACTGCTAACAACCTTACCACACCTCATGAAAA TTCCAATTTGAAATTGAACTCTTCACTTTTTACTGACGATGAGGGATCAGCAGAGGAGTCAGAAGACAGTTCTTCTGAAATTGTGAG atACAAGAAGCTATATAATTCTGCCATCCAACAGTTGAATGCTGATGACTCCATTTCAGATGATAGTGGTGCTGAGTCTGAGGAAATGGA TCTGAATTTCATTGAAAGCAATTCGTCTGATGATGAAAGTTTGATGGAAGATGTGGGCACTCTTGTGGAGGAATCTGATGTTGAGATGCCTACAGAAGGTATTCCATGTGTGGAGGATAGACCAGATGTTTCATGTGTGGATGACAGACCAGATGTTTCATGTGTGGATGACAGACCAGATGTTCCATGTGTGGAGGACAGACCAGATGTTCCATGCGTGGAGGATAGACCAGAATGTGGGCCTCACCGCAAACTAAGCAGAGGTGAAGACCTCTTCAAGTTTCGTAAAGAGGTTAAACTTGCCAGAGAGAGAAAGTTTATCTGCTCCCTAGACCTTTTTCTAAAGTTGTTTGAGGGAAGTTGTAAGACACCTGACTGTGACAAAGCCCTACAGGTCAAACATCACTTTGTGGGAACAACACTTGTTGTAAATACATGGTGCAAGGATGGACACACCTTCAGGTTTGCCTCATCTGAGGAGTTAAATGGCATGTTTAGCAACAACTTACAGGCTGCAGCAGCAATCCTTCTGTCAGGCAACAATTTCAGCAAAGTCAGTCGAATGGCTGACTTCATGGGCCTGTCCTTTCTGTCATCTTCAACTTTCTATCGTATGCAGCGACTATATTTGTTTCCAGCAGTTGAGGAGTGGTGGTCCTGGATGCGTGAAGAGTTGGTGAAGGAGTTTGCTGGTTCTGAGGTAGTTGTGGGTGGAGATGGACAATGTGACTCTCCTGGGTTCAGTGCCAAGAACCTATGTTATTTCCTGATGGAAATAACCTCAAGTTACATCCTAGAAATTGAGGTGAGGGACAAGCGTCACGTGGGCCTTGCATCTACAAACATGGAAAAGGacgctttgaaaaatgcattatcCAGGCTTAAAAATGTACTTAATGTCGTTGAGTTGGCAACTGATGCATCATCTTCCATTAAAAAGCTTATTG caaatGAGTTTGGGGAAGTCTTTCATAGCCTTGATGTTTGGCACAAGTCCAAGAGCATCAGGAAATGCTTGGCCAAG ATAGGACAAGCCAAGTCAATGAGTACAATAAAAGCCTGGTCAGATGCTATCATCAAGCACTTCTGGTATTGCTGCTGTGTGTGTAAGCAGTCAGAATCCACATCTGATGAAGAGGCTTTAAAGGTGATGAAA GATAAGTGGATTGGCCTCCTACACCATGTGTGTGATTCACATGTCTGGTTGTCTGGGAAATGCGACCACGAAGACCAGGTCCATAACCCCAGTCTACCTTGGTTTGATAGGCGTGACAATGACTATGCAGAGTtgcaaaagataattttaaaccCGGAGTTACTTGAAAGTTTCAAATACTATGTGAGGTTCAG ACACACAGGCAACATCGAATGTGCCAACAGCCTGTCACTAGTGTACACACCAAAGAGAACACCCTTTAG TTACAGGGCTTACAAGGTTAGGAAGTACCTAGCAGCCATGGACTGGAACTTCCATCTAGGTCTTGCTTCAGCCACCAATAAGTCAGGCAGCGAGATCACCTCTCGGAAGTATAATCAACGGACCAAGCAGTGGGATTTGAGAACTGTCAAGGCTCTCAAGACCTATGAGTACATCCCACTCCTCATAGCTAGAATTTTACATAGCAGATTGGCAGATAATGATATTGTCACACGTAATGTGTCACTCAATGCAAGTGACCCTAGGCTTTTGGCACCCACTATTGCTGCTAACCCTCCCCCATCCTCAAATGAATTGTTGCAAAGGAGGAGTAGATTTAGTCTG